From Solibaculum mannosilyticum:
ATCAAAATTACTGGAATTTAAAAGAAAGTTATTTGTTTTCTGAAATCGCCAGCCGTGTTTTGTCCTATCAGAAAGCACATCCCGACGCCCACATCATCCGCATGGGCATCGGCGATGTCACCCTCCCCCTTCCGCCGGCGGTCATCGACGCCATGCATAAGGCGGTGGAAGAAATGGGCCACGCCGAAACCTTCCATGGTTACGGCCCTGAACAGGGCTATCATTTTCTCAGGCAAGCCATAGGGGACTATTACAAACAAAAGGGCGTGTGCCTTCTTCCGGAGGAAATCTTTATCTCCGACGGCGCCAAAAGCGACCTGGGCAATATCCTGGATATCCTGGGCGACAATAGCGTCCTGGTCACCGATCCGGTTTATCCGGTCTATGTGGACACCAACAAAATGAGTGGACGTTCCATCTCCTACGCCCAGGCTAATCAGCAAAATCACTTTCTCCCCATGCCTGATCCCCATCTGACGGCCGACATTATTTATCTCTGTTCTCCCAACAATCCCACCGGCGCGGCATACAGTCGGCAGCAACTAAAGGAGTGGGTGGACTTTGCCAATCAAAACGATTCTGTCCTTCTGTTTGACGCCGCCTATGAGGCCTTTGTCACAGAGGATCTCCCGCGCAGCATCTATGAGATCGAAGGTGCGAAAACCTGTGCCATTGAGTTCTGTTCTTTCTCCAAAACCGCCGGTTTTACAGGCACCCGGTGCGGCTACACAGTGGTACCTCTGGAACTCGTCCGGCAAGAGACCAGCCTCAATAAATTGTGGCTGCGCCGTCAAACCACCAAGTTTAACGGCGTGCCTTATATCGTTCAGCGCGGCGCTGCTGCGGTGTTCTCTCCCGAAGGACAGGAACAAGTAAAGCATAACATCGACTATTACCGTCACAACGCCCAGATGATTACCGATACGCTGGACAAACTGGGGATCTGGTATACCGGCGGCAAGAACTCCCCTTACATCTGGCTCAAATGCCCCCATGATATGGATTCCTGGACATTTTTTGATTTCCTTCTGGAAAACGCCCATGTGGTGGGCACTCCGGGAGAGGGGTTCGGATCCTGCGGCGAAGGCTACTTCCGCCTCACCGCCTTCTCATCCCACGAGATGACCCGCACGGCCATGGACCGTTTCTATGCTATCCTCCGCCAGAAATGAAAATCCATTTTTATTCCCCTTCCCACTTCTGACAACATCTTTTATTTCTTTCTCTTCTCTCTAAAAGCGGGCTTCCTGCACTGTCGGGAAAGCCCGCATCCTTTTTCCTGCCGATCGTTTTTACCGATTGCTCTTGTATTCGGGGAGAAAATGTACTATAGTTTTAACATGGTAATTTTTGATAAAAGTGCGGACCTGGTTTTGTCTGGGTGCACAGATCAAATGCAGTAAACTATATTGGGGGAGTGTAAACAATGCAGCAAGATATGATCGTTATCCTTGATCTCGGCAGCGAACAAAATACCTTGATCGCTCGGGATATCCGTTCCCTGGGGGTGTATACTGAAATCCATCCTCACGACATCACCGCCGACCAGCTTGGGGCGCTTCCAAACGTCCGCGGCGTCATCTTAAACGGCGGTCCCAACCGGGTGGTGGACGGCGTCTCCATCGACGCAAGCGACGCCGTGTATCAAAGCGGGTTGCCTCTCTTGGCAGTGGATCACCAGGGGA
This genomic window contains:
- a CDS encoding LL-diaminopimelate aminotransferase, with the translated sequence MATINQNYWNLKESYLFSEIASRVLSYQKAHPDAHIIRMGIGDVTLPLPPAVIDAMHKAVEEMGHAETFHGYGPEQGYHFLRQAIGDYYKQKGVCLLPEEIFISDGAKSDLGNILDILGDNSVLVTDPVYPVYVDTNKMSGRSISYAQANQQNHFLPMPDPHLTADIIYLCSPNNPTGAAYSRQQLKEWVDFANQNDSVLLFDAAYEAFVTEDLPRSIYEIEGAKTCAIEFCSFSKTAGFTGTRCGYTVVPLELVRQETSLNKLWLRRQTTKFNGVPYIVQRGAAAVFSPEGQEQVKHNIDYYRHNAQMITDTLDKLGIWYTGGKNSPYIWLKCPHDMDSWTFFDFLLENAHVVGTPGEGFGSCGEGYFRLTAFSSHEMTRTAMDRFYAILRQK